From Cyclobacteriaceae bacterium, a single genomic window includes:
- a CDS encoding sulfatase-like hydrolase/transferase — protein MKVRLVIVMLMMALTSLAQTKTENIILITYDGLRWQEVFTGADSSFMKQQSHLKDPKLKEKFWNDNLSERRKLLFPFLWSTVVAQGQIYGNRTSGNKVNVTNNQWFSYPGYNELLTGKADNERIHSNDKFYNPNVTVLEFFNEQVTLKGKVAAYTSWDVFSFIINDKRSGINVNAGLTLAKGVKLSEKEQTMNQLMPVLPNPLGDVRLDAFTFQYGFEYLKKNKPKVMYFSFDETDDFAHGGEYGAYLNSARNTDGFIAELWKYIQSDTQYKNKTTLIITCDHGRGANAEEWKSHGSDIKGSDQMWLAVIGPDTVAKGELINDGQVYQNQIAKTMAALLGLKYDVAGAGEVITGVIKK, from the coding sequence ATGAAAGTAAGATTGGTAATAGTAATGTTAATGATGGCTCTTACGTCATTGGCACAAACGAAGACTGAGAATATCATTCTGATAACCTATGATGGCCTTCGCTGGCAGGAAGTCTTCACTGGAGCAGATTCATCTTTCATGAAACAGCAATCGCATCTTAAAGATCCAAAGCTGAAAGAGAAATTCTGGAATGACAATCTTTCAGAAAGAAGGAAGTTGCTATTTCCTTTTTTGTGGTCAACCGTAGTTGCTCAGGGGCAGATTTATGGCAACCGAACATCGGGCAACAAGGTGAATGTTACCAATAACCAATGGTTTTCTTATCCCGGTTACAATGAGTTGCTCACAGGCAAAGCTGACAATGAACGCATTCACAGCAATGATAAATTTTATAATCCGAATGTTACGGTGCTTGAGTTCTTCAATGAGCAAGTCACACTGAAGGGGAAAGTAGCTGCCTATACTTCGTGGGATGTGTTTTCCTTTATCATCAATGACAAGCGCAGTGGAATCAACGTCAACGCCGGACTGACGCTTGCCAAAGGAGTGAAGCTTTCGGAAAAGGAGCAAACTATGAATCAATTGATGCCTGTACTGCCAAATCCGCTTGGAGATGTGAGACTCGATGCATTTACGTTTCAATATGGATTTGAATATCTGAAGAAGAATAAGCCAAAGGTGATGTATTTTTCTTTTGACGAGACCGATGATTTTGCTCACGGCGGAGAGTATGGTGCTTATCTTAATTCCGCAAGAAATACCGATGGTTTCATTGCTGAACTTTGGAAGTACATTCAATCAGATACACAGTATAAAAATAAAACAACCCTGATCATCACCTGTGATCATGGCCGTGGAGCCAACGCTGAAGAATGGAAGAGTCATGGCTCCGACATAAAAGGTTCTGACCAGATGTGGCTTGCTGTCATTGGACCTGATACCGTTGCAAAAGGAGAACTGATCAATGATGGACAGGTTTATCAAAACCAGATTGCAAAAACGATGGCTGCCCTTTTAGGATTGAAATACGATGTAGCCGGAGCAGGTGAAGTTATAACGGGAGTTATAAAAAAGTAG
- a CDS encoding chloride channel protein — translation MKIEETFIKRVSTWMHERLSNRQFLMVGAVIVGLWAGLTAVLLKVSVHYFQEMVKSFSLKHHWIYFVFPTIGILLTYLFVRFALNKDLQKGTSHVMLAIAKKSSFLPRKETYGHAVTSALTVGMGGSAGLESPIVQTGAAIGSVFASLFPVGYRDRTLLLACGASAGIATAFNAPIAGVLFALEVLLVDINISAFIPLLIAGATGALCSKIILSDDILLSFSMVSEFNYWNVPYYVLLGVATGILSSFYIKAFSRSEHAFKKIFRSDLLRVIAGGSLLGLMIILFPALFGEGYSSIKSLASGIPEQLITGSPLYNFMTRDAWMLGFSVMAIALVKVFAVSLTLSAGGNGGNFAPSLLIGSCIGFAFAFLINLTGWAYLPIANFCLVAMAGTLTGIFHAPLTAIFLIAEITGGYDLMIPLMIVSALSTAVSRYFNADSLDAAKLKESAQSIIFDKDSHVLSELSLRKFIEKDFTIVPVNANLKVLVNAVARSKRNIFPVINTDGTLAGVIALEDIREIMFDTTKYDTIEVSKLMQAPQAVAEVEEDMSTIMERFDKSGVWNMPVIDKGIYLGFISKSSIFSNYRERLKSK, via the coding sequence TTGAAAATTGAAGAGACATTTATAAAAAGAGTATCCACGTGGATGCATGAGAGATTGTCGAACAGACAATTTCTCATGGTGGGAGCGGTGATTGTAGGGTTATGGGCCGGACTGACGGCGGTGCTGTTGAAAGTCTCTGTCCATTATTTTCAGGAGATGGTGAAGTCATTCAGTTTGAAGCACCATTGGATCTACTTCGTATTCCCAACCATTGGAATTCTCCTGACCTATCTCTTTGTCCGGTTTGCCCTGAACAAGGATTTGCAAAAAGGAACTTCGCATGTAATGCTGGCGATAGCAAAAAAATCATCTTTCCTGCCTCGTAAAGAAACCTATGGCCATGCTGTCACCAGCGCATTGACGGTTGGAATGGGAGGGTCTGCAGGATTGGAGTCACCGATTGTGCAAACTGGTGCTGCTATTGGATCTGTGTTTGCGTCTTTGTTTCCGGTAGGATATCGGGATAGAACACTATTGCTTGCATGCGGTGCTTCAGCAGGCATTGCTACTGCATTCAATGCACCCATTGCAGGTGTTTTATTTGCTCTGGAAGTATTATTAGTAGACATCAACATCTCAGCTTTCATTCCTTTGCTGATAGCAGGAGCTACAGGTGCTCTTTGTTCCAAGATCATTTTATCGGATGACATCCTGTTATCGTTTTCAATGGTAAGTGAATTCAACTATTGGAATGTACCGTATTATGTGCTGTTAGGGGTAGCTACGGGAATTCTATCATCATTTTATATAAAAGCATTTTCAAGATCAGAACATGCGTTCAAAAAAATATTCCGGTCTGACCTGCTAAGAGTTATTGCGGGAGGATCTTTGCTTGGCCTAATGATCATTCTGTTTCCTGCATTATTTGGGGAGGGTTATTCTTCCATCAAATCCCTTGCTTCAGGAATTCCGGAACAACTTATTACCGGAAGTCCCTTGTATAATTTTATGACACGTGATGCATGGATGCTGGGCTTTTCGGTGATGGCCATTGCACTTGTAAAAGTATTCGCTGTTTCGCTGACATTAAGTGCCGGCGGGAACGGAGGAAATTTCGCACCCTCACTTTTGATTGGCTCGTGCATTGGATTTGCTTTTGCTTTCCTTATCAATCTTACAGGATGGGCCTATCTGCCTATTGCAAACTTCTGTCTTGTGGCAATGGCCGGTACGCTGACAGGAATTTTTCATGCACCATTAACGGCAATATTCCTGATTGCAGAGATAACAGGAGGGTATGATCTGATGATACCACTAATGATCGTTTCAGCATTGAGCACAGCGGTATCACGGTATTTCAATGCAGATTCCCTGGACGCGGCAAAATTAAAAGAGAGTGCTCAATCCATTATTTTCGACAAAGACTCTCACGTCCTTTCAGAGCTCTCCTTAAGGAAATTCATTGAAAAGGATTTTACGATTGTACCTGTTAATGCTAATCTGAAAGTGCTTGTTAACGCTGTCGCAAGATCAAAGCGGAATATTTTTCCTGTCATCAATACGGATGGAACACTCGCCGGAGTGATTGCACTGGAAGATATCCGTGAGATCATGTTTGATACAACCAAGTATGATACAATAGAAGTCAGCAAGCTGATGCAGGCTCCTCAGGCTGTGGCGGAAGTAGAAGAGGATATGTCTACTATCATGGAGAGATTTGATAAAAGCGGAGTCTGGAATATGCCGGTAATCGACAAAGGGATTTACCTCGGATTCATTTCGAAGTCAAGCATATTTTCGAATTACCGGGAAAGATTGAAATCTAAATGA